CTCAACCATGCGGGTGCGGCTCAGGACTTCACTTATATTTCGACCGCTGGCGGCGCCTTCCTCGAATGGATGGAAGGCAAGGAACTGCCCGGCGTGGCAGCGCTTTCAGCCTGATGGGCTTGCCTCGTCATTCCCGTTGAAGCGGAGATGACGAGTTTTTTTGGTTCGAGACCTGTGCAGATCGCACGAAGAGAAGGCGAGAAAGACCTCAGGATGTGCCCCGCATGACCAAGTCTGACCATGCGGGCACTGCGCCCTGGGAAGGGCGCCACATCACGCTTGACGGTATGCGCGGCATCGCTGCGCTTGCCGTGGCGCTGTTCCACTACAACATTTCGCAGGCCCCGCATGGCTATGTCGCGGTGGACTTCTTCTTCGCGTTGTCCGGCTTCGTGTTATGCAAGACCTACCTGCCGCGCTGGCAGGCGGGGCTGACGACCTGGGCTTTCATGAAGCAGCGGGTGATCCGGCTCTATCCGCTGTTCTTCGTCGGCATCGTCGTCACTACGCTTTCGGCGATTTCGAACCATTTCACCGGGCAGGGCAATTTCTACAGCTATAGGATGATGGCGCAGGCGTTGCCGTTCAACCTGCTGATGCTGCCGTCGCCGGTGACGAACACGCTGTTTCCGCTCAACGTGCCGGCTTGGTCATTGTTCTTCGAACTTGTGGCGAACCTGGGCCTTGTGGTGCTGCTGTTCCGGCTACCCCGGATCGGCCTGCTGGCGCTGACAATGGCCGCGGCGTGGTGGTTTTCGCTCGCCGTGCTGGAGAACGATGGCGGTAATCTTGGCGCGGTGTGGCACCAGCTTGGTATCTCGATGGTGCGCACGACCATGTCGTTCACTGCCGGCGTCCTGCTGGCGCGCTTCCCGATCCCGGCGATCCGCCCCGCCGGGTGGATGGGCCTCGCCTGCCTCGCTGCGATCGCGGCGATGCTGATGCTCGACATCGGCGCGGTTCCCGATGCGTATTACGACCTTGCGTGCAGCATCGTCGTCTCGCCGCTGCTGGTCTGGCTTGGCGCGCGCTGCGAGCCCCCGCGCGTTCTTGCGCCGGTCGCCTGGTTTTTGGGTGAAGTGTCCTATGCGGTCTACGCGGTGCACTGGGCGCTGATGGAGCCGCTGCGCTACTTCAAGGACGATCTCGGCTACGACCCGGTGCTGATGGGGACGGTCTACCTTGCGTGCTGCGTCGCGCTGGGCTGGGCTGCGGTGCGCTGGGTCGATGCGCCGATGCGCCGGAAGATCGGCGCCATGCTGCGCGAAAGGGCGAGCCGCGCTCCGTCGCTGAAGGGGAGCGCCGCGACGAACTAAGCCCCCATAAACCCGTGCCGCAGTTGCGAAATAAGGGGTCGCAGCGTAGGCTGAAATTCAAGTGCTGAACAACTCAGGAGGAGAAACCATGCAGTATTCAGACATGACCGCCAAGATGGCAGACGGCGACGGATTTATCGCCGCGCTTGACCAGAGTGGCGGTTCCACCCCCAAGGCCCTCGCGGGTTACGGGATTCAGGAAGGCGCCTGGTCGAACGAGGAGGAGATGTTCGGCCTGATCCACGAAATGCGCGCGCGGATCATTTCATCGCCTGTCTTCACCGGTG
The DNA window shown above is from Novosphingobium sp. P6W and carries:
- a CDS encoding acyltransferase, which encodes MTKSDHAGTAPWEGRHITLDGMRGIAALAVALFHYNISQAPHGYVAVDFFFALSGFVLCKTYLPRWQAGLTTWAFMKQRVIRLYPLFFVGIVVTTLSAISNHFTGQGNFYSYRMMAQALPFNLLMLPSPVTNTLFPLNVPAWSLFFELVANLGLVVLLFRLPRIGLLALTMAAAWWFSLAVLENDGGNLGAVWHQLGISMVRTTMSFTAGVLLARFPIPAIRPAGWMGLACLAAIAAMLMLDIGAVPDAYYDLACSIVVSPLLVWLGARCEPPRVLAPVAWFLGEVSYAVYAVHWALMEPLRYFKDDLGYDPVLMGTVYLACCVALGWAAVRWVDAPMRRKIGAMLRERASRAPSLKGSAATN